A part of Superficieibacter sp. HKU1 genomic DNA contains:
- a CDS encoding PH domain-containing protein, translated as SRAQTSWIPTIIPVIIGILLLPFYGLGLLIIIPVLLRVWSTELALTNQRVIAKVGLIRRNTVELRIDKVESLGIHQGILGRIFNYGSIVIKGTGGTNTPIPNIKAPMQFRSIVNNHIEEMNSKQQ; from the coding sequence ATCTCGCGCTCAAACCTCCTGGATTCCAACAATCATCCCAGTAATTATCGGAATCTTGTTGCTGCCTTTTTACGGCTTAGGGTTACTTATAATAATCCCTGTGCTCCTTAGAGTTTGGTCAACGGAGCTTGCATTAACTAACCAAAGAGTCATCGCAAAAGTGGGTTTGATCCGACGCAATACGGTGGAACTCCGTATTGATAAAGTTGAAAGCCTTGGCATACATCAAGGGATACTGGGACGAATCTTTAACTATGGGTCTATCGTGATTAAAGGCACTGGCGGAACCAACACTCCAATTCCAAACATCAAGGCGCCAATGCAATTCAGATCGATTGTGAACAATCATATCGAGGAAATGAATTCTAAGCAGCAGTAG